A single region of the Lotus japonicus ecotype B-129 chromosome 4, LjGifu_v1.2 genome encodes:
- the LOC130712571 gene encoding uncharacterized protein LOC130712571 encodes MPTPIEETKKLKFGEKILKKGTKLSEDQEQRLSKLLGDNLDHFAWSHKNMPGIDPNFICHRMALNPGAKPITQTRRRMENEKEKAIQQEVNKLLAANFIREIKYATWLANVVMVMKANGKWRMCVDYTDLNKACPKDSYPLPSIIKLNAGATYQRLMDRVFEGQVGRNMEVYVDDMIVKSVLGSNHHEDLMEAFGKIRKHNMRLNLEKCSFGIRGGKFLGFMITSRGIEINPNKCKAIHEMKSPSNVKEVQRLIGRIAALSHFLPHSGDKSAPFFKCLKKNAAFEWNSECEEAFTRLKEMMSAPPVLSKPVQGLPLHLYFSVSDHAISSVILQEVDREQKIVYFVLQKPDLSGRLVAWSVELSEYGLQYDKRGKVGAQTLADFVVELTAEKGEKVSTQWILFVDGSSNNNGSGAGVTLQGPGELVFEQSLRFQFKTSNNQAGYEALIAGLKLAIEVQIDSLLVVVEFVPRAQNQRADALAKLASTRKPGNNRSVIQETLANPSIEGDLVALVDCQETWMNPIIDILAGGPSDVVKYSKAQRREAGHYTLLDGILFRMEFSSPLLRCLPPEKYEAVMTEVHEGVCASHIGGRSLASKVLRAGFYGPTIRKDCAEFVRKC; translated from the exons ATGCCCACACCAATAGAAGAAACCAAAAAGCTGAAGTTCGGCGAGAAGATACTCAAGAAAGGAACCAAGCTAAGTGAGGACCAAGAACAAAGGCTATCAAAGTTGTTAGGCGACAATTTAGATCATTTCGCCTGGAGTCACAAGAACATGCCAGGTATAgacccaaacttcatctgccacaGGATGGCATTGAATCCAGGGGCTAAGCCTATAACCCAAACTCGCCGGAGAATGGAAAACGAAAAAGAGAAGGCCATCCAGCAAGAGGTAAACAAGTTGCTAGCAGCGAACTTCATACGGGAAATAAAGTACGCTACTTGGTTGGCAAATGTGGTGATGGTCAtgaaggcgaacgggaagtggcgaatgtgtgtggaTTATACAGACttgaacaaggcatgcccaaaggattccTATCCCTTGCCGAGCATAATTAAGCTG AATGCGGGGGCGACGTATCAacggttgatggatagggtgttTGAAGGACAGGTAGGaaggaatatggaggtatacGTTGACGATATGATCGTTAAATCGGTTTTGGGATCGAACCATCATGAGGATTTGATGGAGGCCTTCGGTAAGATTCGGAAGCATAACATGAGGCTTAATCTGGAAAAATGTTCTTTCGGCATACGGGGTGGgaagtttttaggcttcatgattacatccagaggaatcgaaATTAATCCAAATAAGTGTAAGGCAATCCatgagatgaaaagcccaagcAATGTGAAGGAGGTGCAGAGACTAATCGGGCGGATCGCGGCCTTATCTCATTTTCTCCCTCACTCGGGCGACAAGTCAGCCCCATTCTTCAAATGCCTCAAGAAAAATGCGGCATTTGAGTGGAATTCAGAGTGCGAGGAGGCCTTCACCCGCCTCAAGGAGATGATGTCCGCCCCACCTGTCCTTTCGAAACCTGTCCAAGGCCTTCCTTTGCATTTGTACTTCTCTGTCAGTGATCACGCAATAAGCTCGGTGATCCTTCAGGAGGTAGATAGAGAGCAAAAGATAGTTTATTTC GTGTTGCAGAAGCCAGACTTGTCGGGAAGGCTCGTCGCATGGTCAGTAGAGTTGTCGGAATATGGATTGCAGTACGACAAAAGGGGGAAGGTCGGTGCCCAGACCTTAgcggattttgtggtggaattgacGGCGGAAAAAGGGGAAAAGGTGAGCACGCAATGGATATTGTTTGTCGATGGGTCGTCGAACAACAACGGAAGCGGGGCTGGGGTCACGCTGCAGGGGCCCGGGGAGTTGGTGTTCGAACAGTCCCTCAGATTCCAGTTCAAAACCAGCAATAACCAAGCAGGATACGAGGCTCTTATTGCGGGCTTAAAACTGGCAATTGAGGTGCAAATCGATAGTCTGCTG GTGGTAGTTGAATTCGTGCCAAGGGCACAAAACCAAAGGGCGGACGCCCTAGCGAAGCTAGCAAGCACTAGGAAGCCTGGCAACAACCGGAGTGTGATTCAAGAGACGCTCGCCAATCCCAGCATAGAGGGGGACTTGGTGGCTTTGGTTGATTGCCAGGAAACTTGGATGAACCCCATCATCGATATTCTGGCGGGAGGACCAAGTGACGTGGTAAAATACTCAAAGGCGCAAAGGAGGGAGGCGGGGCACTACACGCTACTCGATGGGATACTCTTTCGGATGGAATTTAGTTCACCCCTCCTAAGATGTCTTCCACCTGAGAAATACGAGGCTGTTATGACGGAGGTTCATGAGGGAGTTtgtgcaagccacattggaGGAAGGTCGCTGGCGAGCAAAGTCCTCAGAGCGGGTTTCTATGGGCCTACGATAAGGAAGGACTGTGCAGAGTTTGTGAGGAAATGCTAG